The region CCATAATATTGCCCGAGGACGTTTCAATATCAAAATCTAAAtctaaaacaaaaacacaaaacaaGAACCCATACCCCTCCAAATCATTTAAGTCTGAGCGGTCACTCACGATGGAGTGCCTCAGGAACTACTACATCAACAGCGACATGGCTCTGTCCAACACGCAGCTGAGGACGCTCGCGTTCACTCGTCTGGTGCTGTACAGGCAGTTTTACAGAATAATTCTCGTGGATGAGCCTCCATCCGAGAACGTGATGGACCAACCCAACTTCCAGGATGTCGAGATCGGCATTCCCATATACGACTTGCTCCAGAAGTACTTCAGGCACTGCACGACGTTCGTGACGGCTCACGACGACAATGCTTTGAACATGTGTTCGTTAATTTGGGTCGTCCACAAGGGCTCTCTCATAATGAGctatgaaaaggaaaacatTGACATATCTCTTACAATAGCAAGCTTAATGCAACACTGCGTAGGAACAGAtgaattttagtttaatatattaagttTTACTCCATGTTATACCTTCTTTCTCTTGGCGTCGTTTAGGTTTATGTACTGGTTCCCCTCAGTGTGGTCCTTGATCTATAAATGCTCGTTTGATGCCATCTACTAACCTCTTCCTCGGGAGATCCGAATATGTCAGGCCTGCGTGCCACGAGACTCGATAGGTTGCTTCCAACATCTGTGAAATAGGTTAGTTTAGTGCTATGGGCTCAGCTACGGTCACTGGATAATGCTCAATAGTTAATTACAGTATCTTGGTCGCTAGGTGGCGTAAACCGTTCCCACTGGTGTGTAACCACGTAAGTAACGTACCCTCGAGCGGCGCCAGTGCTGAGTCGAGCATGGCCTTCTCCATAAACTTGTCCTTTTGCTCCCTGAAACAGCATATGACGCTTTCAACTCACTTCCACTTCGGGTCCAGGAGTAAAATTCTCAGGTGTTCCGACATTTCTGAGGACGGGACCATCTGGCCTGTGATTGGACACTTTTGCATCACGGTGTCCGACGACTTCCTTGTCCTCGAATACGTTCTCTTGACCTTGATCACCTCGTCTCCATCCTGTGAAAGTGTTATGTTAAAGCAGGTGTagatatacacactaggTAGGCACAGGCATTAGCAGGCAAACGTAACTGAATAACAAACACATATGAATTTGACAGGTAAAACACTGGGCAATGTGCAAATTCACCCACCTGGACTATTCTTGTGTCGTCTCTCACTGGCTTAGTCGACACTGGCGGGTCCGAGAACTTGGACGGCTGCGCTGAGGCTTCCTCAGCTTCGGCCTTCGACGGAGTCTCCGCCTTCTCAGCTGGAACTTCAGGCTGAACGAGCTGCTCTGAAAGTTGAATTTTGCTATCGATTTCCGCAATGTCGTTGACGAGGGGCACCTAAAAACGTTTATTGCATTGGCGCGCACCTCTTTAAGCTCCACTTCCGCCTTCGGCGCGAAGAGCGAATTGTACGAGAACCTCAGCAGTGCGTCTGGGTTTGAGAAGTCTATTGGCACCGGCAGGTCTTCGTCCACCTGTACGCAGTGATGTGTGTGCTTATATATTGCTCCTTACGTCGTTGAACTTTATGGTCTCCGCTATAAAGAATGAATACCAGTCGAGCGACATCatctccagcttctcctccttcttcctcgCCTCTTCCGACTCCAGCTTTTCTGCTTCGTTTGCGTCCCAGTCCGCGCGTTTCTGGCACAGTTGCAGGTAATATAGTCTGTCCTTGCCTATCTGGTTCAGCTTTTCTATCTGCGCCTTCGGCGGCACTAGGCACTTTGTGTACGAGTCCGTTATGTTGCTGAAAAAGCTGAACAGGTAGTGCGATGGGTTCAAAAAATCGTATTGTGGGTTGTTTTTTTCTCGTTTATTTAGGTCAACTAGGAACTTGTGCCCGTTCCTCGCCACAAACAGCGCAGtattctttattatttcccTATAAACATCGTTAGAACACAGTCTTATTAAATCTATCAATACACTTACAGGTCTAAAGATGAAATAAACGGaagtgtatgtgt is a window of Theileria orientalis strain Shintoku DNA, chromosome 2, complete genome DNA encoding:
- a CDS encoding splicing factor 3 subunit 1; amino-acid sequence: MSTPEEVIFPPLYIRSVIDKTAQFVAKNGHHFENRIRFDQSKSAGSNNNKFSFLDPQNAYHLYYKLKLSELQGNKVPEINPSIPQAILDKRKRLELKNKHKERLLALSDFRSATESLQKPEEDLFTHTLPPVSVLIDLIRLCSNDVYREIIKNTALFVARNGHKFLVDLNKREKNNPQYDFLNPSHYLFSFFSNITDSYTKCLVPPKAQIEKLNQIGKDRLYYLQLCQKRADWDANEAEKLESEEARKKEEKLEMMSLDWYSFFIAETIKFNDVDEDLPVPIDFSNPDALLRFSYNSLFAPKAEVELKEVPLVNDIAEIDSKIQLSEQLVQPEVPAEKAETPSKAEAEEASAQPSKFSDPPVSTKPVRDDTRIVQDGDEVIKVKRTYSRTRKSSDTVMQKCPITGQMVPSSEMSEHLRILLLDPKWKEQKDKFMEKAMLDSALAPLEDVGSNLSSLVARRPDIFGSPEEEVSRWHQTSIYRSRTTLRGTST